A genomic region of Pelodiscus sinensis isolate JC-2024 chromosome 1, ASM4963464v1, whole genome shotgun sequence contains the following coding sequences:
- the LOC102450597 gene encoding olfactory receptor 52K2-like translates to MATSNWTTHHPSTFILLGIPGLEEAHVWISIPFCSVYILSVMGNCLLLAVIKTEPSLHEPMYLFLAMLAFADLVICTTTVPKTLCIFWFRDQAIHIDACLTQVFLIHSLTTMESGFMLAMAFDRYVAICNPLRHSDILTHHAIAKIGLAIVARGAVLLGPHPFLLKQLPYCTTNIVSHTYCEFMALVKLACADTVAMSAYSLAIAFFAGGVDFLLIVLSYILILRAIFSLPSKEARSKSLSTCTSHICVMFLFYFPAIFSYLSHRFGHMAPHVHILIANFYLLFPPMMNPIIYGVRTPGIRQRALHILGFKPA, encoded by the coding sequence ATGGCCACTTCCAACTGGACCACACACCACCCCTCCACTTTCATCCTCCTCGgcatcccagggctggaggaagcccacgtctggatctccatccccttctgctccGTCTACATCCTGTCTGTCATGGGGAACTGCCTCCTCCTGGCTGTGATCAAGACCGagccaagcctccatgagcccatgtaccttTTCCTCGCCATGCTGGCCTTCGCCGACCTGGTCATCTGCACCACCACCGTGCCCAAAACTCTCTGCATTTTCTGGTTCAGGGACCAGGCCATTCATATCGACGCTTGCCTGACTCAGGTGTTCTTGATTCACTCACTTACCACCATGGAGTCTGGGTTCATGCTGGCCATGGCCTTCGATCGCTACGTcgccatctgtaacccgctgcgACACTCAGACATCCTGACCCATCACGCCATAGCCAAGATAGGGCTTGCCATTGTGGCGAGGGGGGCTGTGTTACTAGGCCCACACCCATTCCTACTGAAGCAGCTCCCGTATTGCACAACCAACATAGTTTCTCACACCTATTGTGAGTTCATGGCGCTCGTGAAACTAGCCTGTGCTGACACGGTGGCCATGAGTGCCTACAGTCTTGCCATAGCGTTTTTTGCTGGTGGCGTAGATTTTCTCCTCATCGTCCTGTCCTACATCCTGATCCTCCGGGCCATCTTCAGCCTGCCCTCTAAGGAGGCCCGGAGCAAGTCCCTCAGCACCTGCACTTCCCACATCTGTGTCATGTTTCTCTTTTACTTCCCTGCAATTTTCTCCTACCTTTCCCACCGCTTTGGCCACATGGCTCCCCATGTTCACATCCTCATCGCCAACTTTtaccttctcttccctcccatgatgaaccccatcatctacggagTGAGAACTCCGGGGATCCGTCAGAGGGCTCTGCACATTTTGGGCTTCAAACCAGCCTGA
- the LOC102450832 gene encoding olfactory receptor 52K2-like, with product MAASNWTTPHPSTFILLGIPGLEEAHVWISIPFVSVYILSVVGNCLLLAVIKSEPILHEPMYLFLAMLAFADLVICTTTVPKTLCIFWFRDQAIHIDACLTQVFLVHSVATMESGFMLAMAFDRYVAICNPLRHSDILTHQAIAKMGLVVVLRGMIVLGPYPFLLKQLPYCTTNVISHTYCEFMVLVKLSCVDTAGLRTYGLLVAFLTAGLDFILIILSYILILRAVFHLPSKEARTKSLSTCSSHVFIMMTSYTPAFFSFFSHRFGHVAPHVHILIANVYLLFPPMMNPIIYGVRTPGIRQRLLHILGLKRA from the coding sequence ATGGCAGCTTCCAACTGGACcacaccccacccctccaccttcatcctccTCGGCATCCCGGGGCTGGAGGAAGCCcacgtctggatctccatccccttcgtCTCTGTCTACATCCTGTCTGTCGTAGGGAACTGCCTCCTCCTGGCTGTGATCAAATCCGAGCCGatcctccatgagcccatgtaccttTTCCTCGCCATGTTGGCCTTTGCCGACCTGGTCATCTGCACCACCACCGTGCCCAAAACCCTCTGCATTTTTTGGTTCAGGGACCAGGCCATTCATATTGACGCTTGCTTGACCCAGGTGTTTTTGGTTCATTCAGTTGCTACCATGGAGTCTGGGTTCATGCTGGCCATGGCCTTCGATCGCTACGTcgccatctgtaacccgctgcgACACTCGGACATCCTGACCCACCAGGCCATAGCCAAGATGGGGCTTGTTGTTGTGCTGAGGGGGATGATTGTACTGGGCCCATACCCATTCCTGCTGAAGCAGCTTCCGTATTGCACAACTAACGTCATTTCTCACACTTACTGTGAGTTCATGGTGCTTGTGAAACTGTCCTGTGTGGATACTGCAGGCCTGAGAACCTATGGTCTGCTTGTGGCATTTCTAACAGCAGGGTTAGATTTTATCCTCATCATCCTGTCCTACATCCTTATCCTCCGGGCCGTCTTCCACCTGCCCTCCAAGGAGGCCcggaccaaatccctcagcaccTGTAGCTCCCACGTCTTCATCATGATGACATCCTACACCCCCGCcttcttctctttcttctccCACCGCTTTGGCCATGTGGCTCCCCACGTCCACATCCTCATCGCCAACGTTTACCTGCTGTTCCCTCCCATgatgaaccccatcatctacggggtgagaACCCCGGGGATCCGCCAAAGATTGCTCCACATCCTGGGCCTCAAACGAGCCTAG